The Candidatus Omnitrophota bacterium genome has a window encoding:
- a CDS encoding glutamate synthase subunit beta produces the protein MGDPKGFLKVKRQPGTYRPVCERIKDFAEVNLLRTEFQSKEQASRCMDCGTPFCHSGCPIGNYIPEWNDLLFHGQWEKAFSLLKATNNLPEITGRICPALCEYACVLGINDDPVTIRENELSIIEYAFKNGLIQPRILKKRTGKKIAIVGSGPAGLACADQLNSAGHNVVVFERDDALGGILRYGIPEFKLEKKIIDRRIKILQKEGIKFKTSSNIGVDYKIKKLVDEFDVVCIACGSRQPRDLNIEGRNLFGINFAMDYLIQSNKRIKGEKIPADQLIDAKNKRVVVVGGGDTGADCVGVAHRQGASCVMQIEIMPKPASCRTKDYPWPKYPLLLKSSTSHEEGGNRDWSILTKKFTGSSGKVKKLSCVRVEFKKDAAGCPVMQELKGSEFEIETDLVILALGFLHPEKKGIIEELKLDLDQKGNVKTGDNFMTSKKGVFACGDMRRGQSLIVWAIAEGRRSAHHIDKYLMGGSILPML, from the coding sequence ATGGGTGATCCAAAAGGATTCTTAAAAGTTAAAAGACAGCCCGGGACCTACCGTCCGGTTTGCGAAAGAATAAAAGATTTCGCCGAGGTTAATTTATTGCGGACTGAATTTCAAAGCAAGGAGCAGGCATCGCGCTGTATGGATTGCGGCACGCCTTTTTGCCACTCTGGCTGCCCCATCGGTAATTATATACCGGAATGGAATGACCTTCTTTTCCATGGCCAGTGGGAAAAAGCCTTTAGTTTACTTAAGGCCACTAATAATCTTCCCGAGATCACCGGAAGGATTTGTCCGGCGCTTTGCGAATATGCCTGTGTTTTGGGGATTAATGATGACCCGGTAACTATCCGGGAAAACGAGTTGAGTATTATCGAGTATGCCTTTAAGAATGGTTTAATCCAGCCGCGAATTTTAAAAAAGAGAACCGGGAAAAAAATAGCCATAGTCGGTTCCGGGCCAGCCGGCCTGGCTTGCGCCGACCAGCTAAATTCTGCCGGGCATAATGTTGTGGTTTTTGAAAGAGATGATGCTCTTGGAGGAATCTTACGTTATGGTATTCCTGAGTTTAAGCTGGAGAAGAAAATAATCGATCGCCGGATAAAGATTCTGCAAAAGGAAGGGATAAAATTTAAGACTTCTTCAAATATAGGGGTTGATTATAAAATTAAGAAACTGGTGGATGAGTTTGATGTGGTTTGTATTGCCTGCGGGTCACGGCAGCCGCGGGACCTGAATATCGAGGGCAGGAATCTTTTCGGAATCAATTTTGCCATGGATTACCTGATCCAGTCCAATAAGAGGATTAAGGGAGAAAAAATTCCAGCTGACCAGTTAATTGACGCTAAAAATAAACGCGTAGTGGTTGTCGGAGGCGGGGATACCGGCGCGGATTGCGTAGGAGTGGCGCATCGTCAAGGCGCATCCTGCGTTATGCAGATCGAGATTATGCCTAAACCAGCCTCCTGCCGCACTAAAGATTACCCTTGGCCAAAGTATCCTTTATTGCTTAAATCTTCGACCAGCCATGAAGAGGGAGGCAATAGGGATTGGTCGATATTAACCAAAAAATTTACCGGCTCAAGCGGAAAAGTTAAAAAACTTTCCTGCGTAAGGGTGGAGTTTAAAAAAGATGCTGCGGGGTGTCCGGTTATGCAGGAGCTAAAGGGTTCAGAGTTTGAAATTGAAACGGACCTGGTAATTTTGGCTTTGGGTTTCTTGCATCCTGAGAAAAAAGGAATAATTGAAGAGCTTAAATTGGATTTAGACCAAAAGGGAAATGTAAAAACAGGCGATAATTTTATGACTTCCAAGAAAGGCGTGTTTGCCTGTGGAGATATGCGCCGCGGCCAATCCCTGATTGTCTGGGCAATTGCCGAAGGCAGGCGCTCTGCCCACCATATCGACAAATACCTTATGGGCGGTTCAATCCTGCCGATGCTTTAA
- a CDS encoding helix-turn-helix domain-containing protein has translation MITILITEDEIKTKEALAKMLKQEGYTLSPDTSQENVIRVVKKDCIRDLAFIKDRVVELENSLFIEKKGVLYKSVLEAIEKPLLEQTLERCEGNQLKAARILGINRNTMRVKINKLGIDVSRWKTNL, from the coding sequence ATGATTACCATACTTATTACCGAAGATGAAATTAAAACAAAAGAAGCCTTGGCTAAAATGCTAAAGCAGGAGGGATATACTTTATCCCCGGATACAAGCCAGGAAAACGTGATCCGCGTCGTGAAAAAGGATTGTATAAGGGACCTGGCTTTTATCAAAGATAGGGTGGTGGAATTAGAAAATTCATTGTTTATTGAGAAAAAAGGAGTATTATATAAATCCGTTTTAGAAGCAATCGAGAAACCTTTGCTCGAACAGACACTAGAGCGTTGTGAAGGCAACCAGCTTAAGGCCGCCCGCATCCTGGGGATTAACCGTAACACAATGCGCGTGAAAATAAACAAATTAGGTATTGATGTCTCAAGGTGGAAAACAAATTTATGA
- a CDS encoding NADH-quinone oxidoreductase subunit H gives MNIFLNILLYLILAPLTGGLLAGLDRKITARMQSRIGPPILQPFFDVLKLIQKENLVVRRSQNFYIGFFLVLVVFTGALFFTGKDILLVIFAFTLAAIFFVLAGFKASSPYSFIGAHRELLQMMAYEPIIILSAVGMYMVTRSFYVSDIVSFARPLIYYLPGILFGLLYILAMKFRKSPFDLSTSHHAHQELVKGITTEFSGKALAMIELAHWYENMLVLGFIYLFFAHLPIAGVLLSLLAYFLVILIDNTFARVKWQLALLSCWLVTLIFGFGNILVLFILPK, from the coding sequence ATGAATATATTCCTGAATATTTTATTATATTTGATCCTGGCTCCTTTAACCGGAGGGCTTCTGGCTGGATTAGACCGCAAGATTACCGCGCGGATGCAGTCCAGGATCGGGCCGCCGATCTTACAGCCGTTTTTTGATGTTTTAAAATTAATCCAGAAAGAGAACCTGGTAGTAAGGAGATCCCAGAATTTCTACATCGGGTTTTTTCTAGTCTTAGTCGTTTTCACCGGCGCCCTGTTTTTTACCGGAAAAGATATATTGCTGGTGATCTTTGCTTTTACACTAGCGGCCATATTTTTTGTCTTAGCCGGATTTAAGGCCAGCTCCCCGTACAGCTTTATCGGAGCCCACAGAGAATTATTGCAGATGATGGCTTATGAGCCGATCATTATTTTAAGCGCCGTGGGTATGTATATGGTTACGCGCAGTTTTTATGTTTCCGATATCGTTTCCTTCGCCCGTCCGTTGATTTATTACCTGCCGGGAATCTTGTTTGGTTTATTGTATATCCTGGCGATGAAATTCAGGAAATCACCCTTTGACCTGTCTACTTCGCACCATGCGCATCAGGAACTGGTTAAAGGGATTACGACGGAGTTCTCCGGAAAGGCTCTGGCGATGATTGAGTTAGCGCATTGGTATGAAAATATGCTGGTTTTAGGTTTTATTTATTTGTTCTTCGCCCATCTGCCGATTGCCGGAGTGCTTTTGAGTTTATTGGCCTATTTTCTGGTTATCCTTATTGATAATACTTTTGCCAGAGTAAAATGGCAGCTGGCTTTATTAAGCTGCTGGCTGGTAACTTTAATTTTTGGTTTTGGGAATATTTTAGTTTTGTTTATTTTACCCAAATAA
- the gltB gene encoding glutamate synthase large subunit, protein MKQVHLPKKQGLYDPRFEHDSCGVGFVCNIKGKKSNDIVKQGLEVLRRLSHRGATGADPKTGDGAGLLIQFPHEFFSSVCEKENIRLPKEGEYASGLVFLPQDTNERKFCKETFEKVIHDEALVFLGWRSVPVNNQDIGKTAVDTQPQIEQIFIGRGKKITDCPAFERKLYVIRKQVENIIRASRIKQKTFFYIPSLSSRTFIYKGLLMPHQVENFFLDLSSQEIKSALAMVHSRYSTNTFPTWDLSQPFRFIAHNGEINTLRGNINWMRARQDFLKSELFGQDLKKIFPVIVPGGSDSATIDNVFELLTLSGRSLTQSISMLIPAAWEQNNLLAQEVRAFHKYHTCLIEPWDGPAAMVFTDGVSIGAVLDRNGLRPCRYIVTKDDFVVMASEVGVLDIEPSAILHSGRLEPGKTFFIDTKAGCIIEDSQIKKELSEDKPYEQWVKKNILELDKNRDSAHFFLNKEVKKKMVAVPILTQLKAFGYTREDLKMLIKPMAENAQEPVGSMGNDTPHAVLSAKPQLLFSYFKQLFAQVTNPPIDPIREELVMSLASYLGPEKNILSDGEDHCHKLLVARPVLSDIEIKKIRRIRKNGFKTKTISLLFKVGGKTDFSKALKKIFQEAEEAIKKGYTFIILSDRGVNKNYAGIPSLLAVSALHHYLVRHSLRTQISIILESAEPREVNHFALLFAYGVDCVNPYLVFKLLEEMAKEKELNLGFEKAKHNYIKAIDKGILKVLSKMGISTLQSYRGAQIFEAVGLSQNVIDEYFTGTVSRINGVSLDVIVKETILRHKEAFAVRSQGENHLASGGLYQWRRDGEFHLWNPDSIAALQDAVRNNDLKKYQEFTNFINDQSKNPTTLRSLLKFKTQKSIPLDQVEPVEEIVKRFATGAMSFGSISRATHETIAIAMNRLGARSNTGEGGEDPARFVPLPNGDSARSAIKQVASGRFGVTTNYLVNADEIQIKMAQGAKPGEGGQLPGHKVSAIIAKTRYTTPGVTLISPPPHHDIYSIEDLAQLIFDLKNANPKARISVKLVSEIGVGTVAAGVAKGHADMILISGQDGGTGASPLSSIKHAGLPWELGLSETHQTLVLNDLRSRVRLQTDGQMRTGRDVAIAALLGAEEFGFCTAVLIVLGCVMLRHCNLNNCSVGIATQDEVLEKRFTGRPEYIINYFTFIANELRQIMSSLGIKKLEEMVGRVDLLELNQGILPWKAKEIDFSKILYKPQVPESVITHYCKQQDHGIDKILDLRLIELSNPALIEAKNVEINQKIENINRATGAMLSGEVCKRFGESGLPEDTIKCNFRGVAGQSFGAFLAKGITFTLEGMANDYVGKGISGGKIIIYPDKSVEYKPEENIIIGNTTFYGAINGEAYIRGVAGERFCIRNSGLNAVIEGLGDHGCEYMTGGRVVVLGKCGRNFGAGMSGGIAYCLDERNDFKKRCNLEMVALEKIDAQDAETIKKLLFNHHKYTQSPRAKEILDDFHKYTNLFIKVMPLEYKRILEEKEAVKKADLGEYTDG, encoded by the coding sequence ATGAAACAGGTACATTTGCCAAAAAAGCAGGGTTTATACGATCCACGGTTTGAGCATGACTCATGTGGAGTGGGATTTGTTTGCAATATCAAAGGTAAAAAGAGTAATGATATTGTCAAGCAGGGCCTGGAGGTTTTACGCCGCCTGAGCCACCGCGGAGCAACCGGCGCAGATCCTAAAACCGGTGACGGAGCAGGCCTGCTTATTCAGTTTCCGCATGAATTTTTTTCTTCTGTATGCGAAAAAGAAAATATCCGTCTGCCTAAAGAAGGTGAATATGCCTCAGGGTTAGTATTTTTGCCTCAAGATACCAACGAGCGCAAATTCTGCAAAGAAACATTTGAAAAAGTCATTCATGATGAAGCTTTAGTATTTTTAGGCTGGCGCAGTGTGCCGGTAAATAATCAGGATATCGGTAAAACCGCCGTAGATACCCAGCCGCAAATTGAGCAGATTTTTATCGGGCGCGGTAAAAAAATAACCGATTGCCCGGCTTTTGAAAGGAAGCTTTATGTTATCCGCAAGCAGGTTGAAAATATTATCCGCGCTTCCAGAATAAAACAAAAAACTTTTTTCTATATTCCCAGCTTATCCAGCCGCACCTTTATCTATAAAGGCCTGCTTATGCCGCATCAGGTGGAAAACTTCTTTTTGGATTTGAGTTCCCAGGAGATTAAAAGCGCTTTAGCCATGGTGCATTCACGTTACTCCACCAACACTTTTCCTACCTGGGACCTGTCTCAGCCGTTTAGGTTTATCGCCCATAACGGAGAGATCAACACCTTAAGAGGTAATATTAACTGGATGCGCGCCCGCCAAGATTTTTTAAAGAGCGAATTGTTTGGCCAAGACCTAAAGAAAATATTCCCGGTAATTGTGCCCGGCGGTAGTGACTCGGCGACCATTGATAATGTTTTTGAGCTCCTAACCTTGTCCGGGAGAAGCCTGACGCAGTCAATCTCGATGCTTATACCGGCTGCCTGGGAGCAGAATAATCTGCTTGCCCAAGAGGTAAGGGCTTTCCATAAATATCATACCTGCCTTATCGAACCTTGGGATGGCCCGGCAGCCATGGTTTTTACTGATGGTGTGTCTATCGGAGCGGTCCTTGATCGTAACGGATTGCGGCCGTGCCGCTATATTGTGACCAAAGATGATTTTGTGGTGATGGCTTCTGAGGTCGGAGTTCTGGATATTGAGCCTTCCGCTATTCTGCATTCAGGACGGCTTGAGCCGGGCAAGACATTTTTTATCGATACAAAAGCCGGATGTATAATTGAAGACAGCCAGATAAAAAAAGAGCTCAGCGAAGATAAGCCATATGAGCAATGGGTTAAGAAAAATATACTAGAACTAGATAAAAATAGGGACAGCGCCCATTTTTTCTTGAATAAAGAGGTGAAGAAAAAAATGGTCGCTGTCCCTATTTTAACCCAGCTAAAGGCTTTTGGTTATACCCGCGAAGATCTGAAAATGCTTATTAAGCCAATGGCTGAAAATGCTCAAGAGCCGGTGGGCTCGATGGGTAATGATACTCCGCATGCCGTGCTTTCAGCTAAGCCGCAACTTTTGTTTTCTTACTTCAAACAATTATTTGCCCAGGTAACTAACCCTCCGATTGATCCGATCCGTGAGGAACTGGTAATGAGCCTGGCTAGTTATTTAGGCCCGGAAAAGAATATTTTAAGCGATGGCGAGGATCACTGCCATAAATTATTAGTGGCCCGACCGGTCTTAAGCGATATCGAGATTAAGAAGATTCGCAGAATAAGAAAGAACGGTTTTAAAACCAAAACCATTTCATTGCTTTTTAAGGTAGGCGGCAAAACAGACTTTTCTAAAGCGCTTAAGAAAATATTTCAGGAAGCAGAAGAAGCGATAAAAAAAGGCTATACTTTTATTATTTTAAGCGACCGCGGAGTGAATAAAAATTATGCCGGCATTCCCAGCCTCCTGGCGGTTTCAGCACTGCACCATTATCTGGTGCGGCATTCTTTGCGGACGCAGATCAGCATTATTCTAGAGAGTGCCGAGCCCCGCGAGGTAAACCATTTTGCCCTGCTTTTTGCCTACGGAGTTGATTGCGTTAATCCCTATCTTGTTTTTAAGCTCCTGGAGGAGATGGCAAAAGAAAAAGAACTCAATCTTGGTTTTGAAAAGGCCAAGCATAATTATATAAAAGCCATCGACAAGGGGATCTTGAAGGTTCTCTCCAAAATGGGTATATCGACCTTACAGAGCTACCGGGGGGCCCAGATTTTTGAAGCAGTGGGATTAAGCCAAAACGTGATTGATGAATATTTTACCGGTACCGTTTCCAGGATTAATGGTGTATCTTTAGACGTAATTGTTAAAGAAACTATCCTGCGCCATAAGGAGGCTTTTGCCGTAAGGAGCCAAGGTGAAAATCATCTGGCTTCAGGCGGCCTTTATCAGTGGAGGCGCGACGGAGAATTTCATCTCTGGAACCCGGATAGCATCGCCGCTTTGCAGGACGCGGTGCGCAATAATGATCTTAAAAAATATCAGGAGTTTACTAATTTTATCAATGATCAGTCAAAAAATCCGACTACCTTAAGGAGTTTACTTAAATTTAAAACACAAAAATCTATACCATTAGATCAGGTTGAGCCGGTTGAAGAAATTGTAAAAAGGTTTGCTACCGGGGCGATGAGTTTTGGCTCAATCAGCCGCGCCACGCATGAAACGATTGCTATCGCCATGAATAGGTTAGGCGCAAGGTCCAATACCGGAGAGGGCGGCGAAGACCCCGCGCGTTTTGTTCCGTTGCCCAACGGAGATTCTGCCAGAAGCGCGATAAAGCAGGTTGCCTCCGGGCGTTTCGGCGTAACCACAAATTATTTAGTTAATGCCGATGAAATCCAAATAAAAATGGCCCAAGGCGCAAAACCCGGCGAAGGCGGGCAGCTTCCCGGGCATAAGGTAAGCGCGATAATCGCCAAGACCCGTTATACTACCCCCGGAGTTACTTTAATTTCCCCTCCTCCGCACCATGATATTTATTCAATCGAAGATTTAGCGCAGCTTATTTTTGATTTAAAAAACGCGAATCCTAAAGCGCGTATCAGCGTAAAGCTGGTTTCTGAAATCGGCGTAGGCACAGTCGCAGCCGGCGTAGCCAAGGGGCATGCCGATATGATCCTTATTTCCGGCCAGGACGGAGGTACCGGAGCCTCTCCTTTAAGTTCAATTAAACACGCCGGCCTCCCCTGGGAGTTGGGGCTTTCAGAAACGCACCAGACTTTAGTCTTAAATGATTTAAGGAGCAGGGTACGCCTGCAGACTGACGGGCAGATGCGCACCGGACGCGATGTGGCCATTGCCGCGTTACTTGGCGCTGAAGAATTCGGCTTCTGCACCGCGGTGTTAATCGTCTTGGGCTGCGTGATGCTGCGCCATTGTAATTTAAATAATTGTTCGGTCGGGATCGCTACCCAGGATGAGGTTTTGGAGAAAAGATTTACCGGCAGGCCGGAATATATCATCAATTATTTTACCTTTATTGCCAATGAACTGCGCCAGATCATGAGTTCTCTGGGCATAAAAAAATTAGAAGAGATGGTCGGCAGGGTGGATCTGCTGGAATTAAATCAGGGGATTTTACCCTGGAAGGCAAAAGAAATCGATTTTTCTAAAATTCTTTATAAACCTCAGGTGCCAGAATCAGTAATTACGCATTATTGTAAGCAGCAGGATCACGGCATTGATAAGATCCTGGATTTAAGGCTGATTGAGTTATCCAATCCGGCATTAATAGAAGCTAAAAACGTTGAAATAAATCAAAAGATTGAAAACATAAACCGCGCCACCGGGGCAATGTTAAGCGGAGAGGTCTGCAAGAGGTTTGGCGAAAGCGGGCTGCCCGAAGATACGATTAAATGTAATTTTAGAGGGGTAGCCGGCCAAAGTTTCGGGGCTTTTTTGGCCAAAGGGATTACTTTTACTCTTGAAGGCATGGCTAATGATTATGTGGGTAAAGGGATATCCGGAGGTAAAATTATAATTTACCCGGATAAGTCAGTTGAATATAAACCGGAAGAAAATATTATTATCGGCAATACTACTTTTTACGGGGCAATTAACGGGGAGGCATATATCCGGGGGGTTGCCGGAGAGAGGTTCTGTATCCGCAATTCCGGGTTAAATGCGGTTATTGAGGGTTTGGGAGACCATGGCTGTGAATATATGACTGGAGGAAGGGTGGTTGTGCTGGGCAAATGCGGCAGGAATTTCGGGGCAGGGATGTCCGGAGGGATTGCTTATTGCCTGGATGAAAGAAACGATTTTAAGAAAAGATGCAATTTGGAAATGGTGGCTTTAGAGAAAATAGACGCCCAAGACGCCGAGACGATCAAAAAGTTGCTTTTTAATCACCACAAATACACGCAAAGCCCCAGAGCAAAAGAGATCCTCGATGATTTTCATAAGTACACCAATCTTTTTATCAAAGTCATGCCTTTAGAGTACAAACGCATATTGGAAGAGAAAGAGGCGGTTAAGAAGGCTGACCTGGGAGAATATACTGATGGGTGA
- a CDS encoding proton-conducting transporter membrane subunit, which yields MYLLEFLIIFPLFISVILLLLKGERLRAGLVKISALAISSAVIVLLISTFHQSIQYFKAESHLVDKIMFFTEWALAGYILYLGIKFKRAWVTLLILLQAALMFYFEYSCGAKVISENNLFIDKFSIIMSLVVGIIGSLICIYSTGYMEDFHRDYHKEIKDRRNFFFFAVFVFLSAMFGVIFSNNLLWLYFFWEITTICSFLLIGYKRTQESRNNAFRALEFNLLGGLAFLAAIIIFYRTTGSIELSKVMLLGKAWALIPVMLICFAGLTKSAQLPFSSWLLGAMVAPTPVSALLHSSTMVKAGVYIILRFAAVLQGTMAGFALALIGGITFLVASFAAVSQSDAKKILAYSTIANLGLIVLCAGIGTYEAMWAAILLIIFHATAKCLLFLCVGTVEHKIHSRNIENMSGLIITLPKLSIMLQIGMAGMFLAPFGMLISKWAALKALVDYNPLLAIFVVFGSSVTLFFWVKWMGKLIIVAEPKDEIEQGISKSQWFPLGALSVLTLSVCGFFPVVSSVLIEPYCLEIYARTITMSQGNIVIMSIMLAMVMLFPLSFINYGKRVKVVDAYLGGANINNNVEFRGSSGRVRSMSMYNYYLGDYFNETKLLKFGIIISIILVIAMLGLSLL from the coding sequence TTGTATTTATTAGAGTTTTTAATCATATTTCCGTTATTCATATCCGTAATCCTGCTTTTATTAAAAGGGGAAAGATTGCGGGCTGGTCTAGTAAAGATATCCGCCTTGGCCATTTCTTCAGCGGTCATTGTCCTGCTCATCAGTACTTTTCATCAAAGTATCCAATATTTTAAGGCCGAGTCCCATCTGGTTGATAAAATCATGTTTTTTACGGAATGGGCTTTGGCAGGTTATATTTTATATTTAGGGATAAAATTCAAACGCGCCTGGGTAACCCTGCTTATTTTACTCCAAGCAGCCTTAATGTTTTATTTTGAGTATTCCTGCGGGGCAAAGGTTATTTCAGAAAATAATTTATTCATCGATAAATTTTCGATTATCATGTCCCTGGTAGTAGGTATTATCGGCAGTCTAATCTGTATTTATTCTACCGGATATATGGAGGATTTTCACCGTGACTATCATAAGGAGATAAAAGATAGGCGTAATTTCTTTTTCTTTGCTGTTTTTGTATTTCTTTCGGCGATGTTCGGGGTGATTTTTTCCAACAATCTTCTCTGGCTTTATTTTTTCTGGGAGATTACTACGATTTGTTCCTTCCTGCTGATCGGGTATAAGCGGACGCAGGAGTCAAGGAACAATGCCTTCCGGGCTTTGGAATTTAATCTTTTAGGAGGGCTGGCATTTTTGGCGGCAATCATTATTTTTTACAGGACAACCGGGAGTATTGAGTTGAGCAAAGTAATGTTATTGGGTAAGGCCTGGGCTTTGATTCCGGTGATGTTGATTTGTTTTGCCGGCCTGACTAAATCCGCGCAGCTGCCTTTTTCTTCGTGGTTATTGGGAGCAATGGTTGCGCCAACTCCGGTATCGGCGCTCCTGCATTCCAGCACCATGGTTAAAGCAGGGGTATATATCATTTTGAGATTTGCCGCGGTTTTACAAGGAACAATGGCCGGTTTTGCTCTGGCATTAATCGGGGGAATAACTTTTCTGGTTGCTTCGTTTGCGGCTGTTTCACAGAGCGATGCCAAGAAGATTTTGGCTTATTCTACTATTGCCAACCTAGGGCTGATTGTTTTATGCGCCGGCATCGGAACATATGAAGCGATGTGGGCGGCAATCCTGCTTATAATATTTCACGCTACTGCCAAGTGCCTTTTGTTCCTTTGTGTCGGTACGGTGGAGCATAAGATCCACAGCCGTAATATTGAAAACATGTCCGGGCTAATTATTACTCTGCCCAAGCTCTCGATTATGCTCCAGATTGGCATGGCCGGTATGTTTTTGGCCCCCTTTGGCATGTTAATCAGCAAATGGGCAGCGCTTAAAGCGCTGGTAGATTACAATCCTTTGCTTGCCATATTTGTAGTTTTCGGAAGTTCGGTAACGCTTTTTTTCTGGGTAAAATGGATGGGTAAGCTCATCATCGTTGCCGAACCTAAAGATGAAATTGAGCAGGGGATCAGCAAGAGCCAGTGGTTTCCGTTGGGAGCCCTATCGGTATTAACGCTGAGTGTTTGCGGGTTTTTTCCGGTGGTTTCCTCGGTTTTAATTGAGCCGTATTGCCTTGAAATTTATGCCCGCACGATTACCATGAGCCAGGGGAATATCGTGATTATGTCGATCATGCTGGCGATGGTTATGCTTTTTCCTTTGAGTTTTATTAATTACGGTAAGCGGGTTAAAGTCGTGGATGCCTATTTGGGCGGGGCAAATATCAATAATAACGTTGAGTTTCGCGGCTCATCTGGGAGAGTTAGGAGTATGTCGATGTATAATTATTATCTGGGAGATTATTTTAACGAAACAAAACTACTTAAATTCGGAATAATCATCAGTATTATTTTAGTCATTGCCATGTTGGGTCTATCGTTATTATGA